The genomic window gatttacgccccccggagggagacgtaaatccacgcgcgccagcaggctgctggcgtacCGAGACCCGAcacgggggtggttccggagggcacggccacgccccaggaacacctccgggccggcgccacgccccggacccacccccaaactccgggccacgcccccgaacgcGGCGTCACTCGGcgatgcccccgacacgctcccgacatgcccccgacatgccccttttcagaaaccctgggacttacgcaagtcctggggttctgcgcgcgccggcggcctatggaaaataggcgcgccggcgcgcaaggccctgcttgcgtaaatccaggcggatttacgcgagcagggcttttaaaatccgcccgtaagtaaacttgattaatagcaggtaatggacttctcctccaagaacttatccaaaccttttttgaacccagcctcactaactacactaaccacatcgtctggcaacaaattccagagctttattgagcattgagtgaaaaataattttctcagattagtcttaaatgtgctacttgctaacttcatggaatgccccctagtccttctattattcgaaagtgtaagtaaccgattcacatctactcgttcaagaccttgcatgatcttaaagacctctatcatatcccccctcagccatctcttctccaagctgaacagccctaacctcttcagcctttcctcataggggagctgttccatcctccttatcattttggttgcccttctctgtaccttttccatcgcaactatatcttgtttgagatgcggcgaccagaattgtacacagtattcaaggtgtggtctcaccatggagcgatatagaggcattatgacattttccgttctattaaccattcccttcctaataattcctacattctatttgcttttttgactgctgcagcacactgagctgacgattttaaagtattatccactatgatgcctagatctttttcctggatggtagctcctaatatggaacctaacatcgtgtaactacaggaagggttatttttccttatatgcaacaccttgcacttgtccacattaaatttcatctgccatttggatgcccaatcttccagtcttgcaaggtcctcctgtaatgtatcacaatctgcttgtgatttaactactctgaatgattttgtatcatctgcaaatttgataacctcacttgtcatatccctttccagatcatttataaatatattgaaaagtactggcccaagtacagatccctgaggcactccactgtttacccttttccactgagaaaactgaccatttaatcctactctctgtttcctgtcttttaaccagtttgtaatccacgaaaggacatcgcctcctatcccatgactttttagttttcttagaagcctctcatgagggactttgtcaaatgcgttctgaaaatccaaatacactacatctatcggttcacctttatccgcatgtttattaaccccttcaaaaaaatgaagcagatttgttaggcaagacttcccttgggtaaatccatgctgactgtgttccattaaatcatgtctttctatatgctctaagattttgatcttgagaatagtttccactatttttcccggcactgaagtcaggctcactggtctatagttacctggattgcccttggagccttttttaaatgttggggttacattggctatctttGAGAAATTTTTTATCTTTAGCAAATTTGACCACCTGACTTGTTGTTCCAATTTTCAGGTCAttcataaatatgttaaaaagcagtggtcccagatcagatccctggggcactccactattcacctctctccattgagaaaattggccatttaaccCTGTTATgtcttttttatcttttaaccagttctcaatccacaatggaacatttttaaatttatttacatttatttatttttatattccaatttttgcactttttcagcacttcaaagtggattacattcaggtactgaagatATTTGcttactatcccatgacttttaatttcctcaagagcctcctatgaggtactttgtcaaatattttctgaatatccagatatactatgtcagctggctcacctttatctatatattAATTTATGCCTTCaacaatgtagcagattggtgaggcaagactttctttggctaaatccatgtagGCATGTCCCATTAAActtatatgttcagtaattttgtccTTTAGAATCGTATCCCGGTACTAatgttaggctcactggtctgtagtttcctggatcaccccaggaACCCATTTTAAAAACCAgccttacattggccaccttcaaTCTTCAGGTATCGTATCTGATTTTAATGCTAGTCTACAGATTACTAACAGTtggtctgcaatttaatttttcactttttcatCACTCTGGTGTGTATATCATCTGATCCAGTCTTCAGTTTGCCAATTTGCCctattccaggttcactgagttgtgtttcagttcctctgaatcatcatctttaaatattacttctgacttgggtatctgccttacatcttcctcagtagagaccgaaacaaagaattaatttcatCTCTCTGCCATGAGTGCTCTGGCAGTAGCCAATCTGGGTCACAGggacctagcaggatcccaaagaacagatccattctttattttattcttctgtCATTGCGTCCCAGccttccttctccagttcctcattCCTATCCAgccttctttccctttcccttttcccAAAGCTGGGtctctccccctttctctttAGCCTCCCAACCTTCCATCCCTGTCTCCCTTGTGCCCCATCTTCCCCTCACTATgccccctctttttctctcttatccTTTCCTTCCCCAtgctttcctccttccccctttcctgtACCCTcatatctccctctctctcccctcccctatgcatttctcttctccttcctttGTACCTGTTACATAGCAAcataataatggcagaaaaagaccaaactggtccatccagtctgccctgcaagcttcccaaggtgcaggttacccccaagcttttttatttattcccatcctctagccttagggatccacagtgtttatcccatgccccctttgaaatccttcacagtttccttcccttccctttgtcccTCTCTGTGTCTTTGTTTTCACACCTCCCATGCCCTTCCATGTGTCTGTTTATTCCCTCCTTCCTCATATCATATCTGTGTGTCTCTCATCCCTCCttctccattccttcctttctgctTGCCTCTCTCACCTGTGGCTCACCTCAGTGGCTCTACCAGTACCGCACACAGTGAGGGGTCAGGACTGGGCCCTCTCACACTGGAGACCTGCGTAGGAGCAGGAGCTGTTGCAGAAGGCTGCGCTGGCCCCATCTCTTCTCCCCCATGGCTTCCAATCACAGCAAAGAGAAAGGATACAGGGGAAGGACCATAGGAGAGACAGCACAGCCGAGAATCCGTGTGTGAGGTGCCAGTCTTGCTCTGCCTCCCTCCCTATACTCCTTAAACCAGGAAACCTGCTGGGAAGCGGAGGAGGCATGGGATACAGTGAGCCTGCTGCATTAACCAGACTTTTTATGACTGGGCTCATTGTGAACTGGGTGGGAGTTTGGGATGTTTGGCGGAAGTGCAGGATAGGGCCCACAAAAGCAGGAGTCTCCCTCAAACCGTGGGAGACTTCAAAACTCCAATGTCATAAATATTTTAGAGTTTGCTCATTGATATCTTCCAAGTGAAGGCTCAAGATTCAACTGTCCATTCCTGAACCCTTCCAAGAACAAGGACCAGGCCCTGATGATATTGCTAAGACAAGTCAGAAAACAACATTAAGATTCCTCTGAGGGACCCTGCATATTACACTCTTAATCAAAGCAGGTTGCTGTACTATTTGGCATAGATTTGGCAGGAGTACTGAGAGATAATACAACCATATACCGAAGGCCTTGATGCCTACCTGAAAAGAACTGAATGTGAAGGCATAAGGAACAAAGCTTTACAGTGGATGATGATAAAGAAttaacagatttaaaaaagaCAACAGAGAAATTAAATCACCATAATTCATTTGCAGAGGAAATTTAAAGGATATTCCCCCTCCTCCTTAGCATCTAATCTCACACTATTATTACTGAAATTAGTGAGTAATCTACATTCGCATTTACCTGTAAATCAGAACTTCATCAGCAGAGCAGTTATACTGTAGTTGATACATTTTAACCTTTGGAGCTGCTTTGCTCACGGACCATTTGACCAATGCTGAGGTAGTGGTCACCTCTGACACCACAACAGCCCTCTCTGGTGGACCCTTTGCCTCTCCTCTGTTCATCTTGCTTGAGCTGGTGATGTCAGAAAGCCTTGATTTGGGTGGAGCCACTCGGCCTGTGCCATTGCTGAGATGGGGAAGCTGGATGATGGATAATTCGACTGTTGCTGTTGACTCTCCAGCAGCGTTGGCTGCAATGCATGTAAACGTGCCATAATCCTTCGAAGCTGTGATGAGAATATCCAAGGTACCATTATCGTAGACCGCTGTCCTTGAGGAATTTCCAATTAGTCGATCATCCGGAGCCACCCAGTGTATGACAGGGGTGGGGTCCCCAATGGCTTTACACTTCAAGGATGCAGTTTGTCCTTCTAGCACCAGCAACTTGTGGGTGTGTTGTGTTATCAGAGGTGGTTCACAGATAAATTCCTCCTCTCGGACATACCAGAAATACCTTCCTTTTAAACTAGGAGGTGATGCACATGTTTCCATGTCATCTTCTCTCTCAAGCCTTCTCAACCACAAAAGCTCGCAATTACAGTGCAGTGGGTTACCTCCAATGCTTAGAGACAGAGGTGGGGAAAATGGAGTTGATGCTGTAGGTACTGATATCTGGGATCTTGCAAATATGGGATCTGGAGGGAGTTTTTGAAGCCTATTAGAGGTTAAATCCAATCGGGCCAGTTTATGAAGTTCTGTAAATGTTCCCTCTGTgatataataaattaaattgtGGTCCAAACTAAGCTGGTGCAAGTTTACCATCTTTCTTACAGCATCCCATGGGATGCTCCTGAGATTATTATAAGAGAGGTCCAAGTCTTCCAAGGTCTGTAGAAAATCCTCAAAAGCTTCATCAGAGATGCTACTCAGTTGGTTGTTATTGATGATCAAATGCTGAAGGGAAATCAAGCCCCTCAAAATATCATCTCCAAGACTAGATAGCCTGTTACTGTCTAAGTGCAAAGACCGCAGACTCTCAAGGTCAATAAATGAAAAGGGCTGGATGTAACTAATGGTGTTCCTAGACAAAGTAAGGTCAACTAGGCCAGTCATGTTGGCAAAATCCTGCCTGCTGATGGTAATGATAAAATTCCCCCCAAGTCGAAGTTCCACTGTCCTTCGATCTATGTCAGCAGGTACAAAAAGGAGGCCCTTGGAAGGACACAAAGTGCCAAGTGACTCAGATAAGTTTTGGCAGACACAGTATTTTGGACATGCGTTGACCATTACTGCCATTCCAAACACCAGGACTCCGCAGAGCAATTTTTCCATTGTAAATCAAGCAACGGTACCTGTAAGAAAACAAAAGACCCGTGTTACAAACGATGACTTGTTTTACGGTTTCattctatttctttttattgttgttgttttttaacttttttttttcaatttctttaaattaCTTGAAATGAGCCTCCAGGAACACAGTGACACATTTGTGAAAGAGGAACGAGCAAAGAAGCAAAGTAAGAGAGTGCCTTCAGGAGAGGCGGCAAGGGAAGAAAATGACAATTTTATGCATTTCAGAGCTAGTACATTTCCAGCAGAATGACAGGGCTGTTGTGGAGCAGAGCTGTGAATAGAAAAATGCAATAGCATAAGAATACTTATTAGTATGGAGAAAAGAATATTATCTGGCTGCACTTGGGATATGAAGTGCAGTTCTGGGTGCCcagtctcaaaaaagatatccaaaTGTTAAAAAGGCTACAGAAATGTCACTTAAACCACATTTTGTACCTATATCAAAAGACTAaggaagtcattttcaaaggagttatgtacgtaaatctttttgaaaattatctccttaatTTAGTATTGCCGGAAAGGCCTGACGGAGGgcaatgaagagagagagagaaaaatggaaaGCAGCTTGGATTGATGACATCAACAGAAGGTAAAAATCTGGAGACATGGGGGGAAAATAAAGAGCAAAGCTGAGCTCAGACAGAACCAGCGTTCCATAGTTGGCGACcttctttttgaaaatggcaaTCAATAATGATAATGAGGATGAAATTTGTATCAGTGAAATCCAGAGGTATATTGTGGGTGATCTGTGTTACCCCCAGGAGCATCAAATAAAGCAAAAGGACATCCTTTACCataaaagctaaataacatttcATCACCCCTTCACTGGATAATCTTGTTAACTCAAAGACCAGCACACTTATGAAGCACTCTGCCAGTGGAGGTTATCATGGCTAACAATGAACGACAAAATCcaaaaaaagggagactatgaggAAAATTCAACAGCCCCAATGTAAATCCAAACCCACcgcttgtttatttaaaaaatataaggtGCATCAACTCATACAGCAAATTGATAAGTCCATCAGTGTGTAGAGATACGCTCAACAGTATAATGATTAGATGATGGGTAAGTTCAACATAATTGAGTCTGCCTCCGGTCTGGCAGAATGCAAGTTAGGTTAGGTAGCGAATGAGTCCAACATAGTGAAGTCCCCGACAAGGCCATGTTTCGCCGGgtggcttcttcaggagagacGCACAGCTGTAGAGGAAACAAAATAGGCTGCATGACTTGATGCACGTTATAATTTTGAAATAAACAAACAGTGGTTTGGCCTGTTGGATTCTCCTCACGCTCTCCCTTTTTCACCTTACAGTGTGAGATTTGCTTACTATCCACCCTTTGGGTTTTTGCTAACACCAAATGATGCCAACAAATTACTGGACATGTTTTTTTTGAGGAGTAAGCGGTTACTATTGGTATGGACATGGAATTACATTTTGAGGGATTGATACTGGGTGGGGGCAGAGCGGGTGTAATTAACCAGTTAACTTTGTTCGGATATTCGGCTGTACATAGCCAGTTAAGAGGGCTTCTGGAGAGACATTTAGATTCAGGACAGCCATTTGTGTGAGTGAAGTTTTCCACCCAAATTTAactggttaactctgaatattgaactAACTGGGTAAATCTGAAAAGCCCACCTGGGCACACCCCTTACCCAGCACCTTTCTTAACTCactaaggggcctatttattaaCGATTGTTGAAACTGTGCATTAACATGCCTTAATgatctcccccacccctccataaATGCAGGGCTTACTAAAAGGTTTCAAATCCATAGTGAATCCTGCATTCATGTTGATAACATGAGTTGCCGTGGCAGAGtacacatttgcatgtgatgcagctcattaatattttccTTGCATTGCCCAGAGTTTATTCAGCGATATTGATAATGCTCACTAATGCAGTTTTAATTCAGTTTGTCACTCAACATGCTTTGCTGTATTTTCATgggttagtaaataggcccctgaATTTGTGCACACACCTGTCGACGGTTAGCGAGTGGATAGTTTTAACTGTTTAGATTTAAGTGTTTAAAAGCAAATTATAGCTGTGTAAACCTTTTAAACGTCGGCCTCTGAGGAAATATTCAGATTCCAGAATATAAACTGAGTGTTGAttttgggatcaggaaggaaGATTTTCATGGTGTGTCAGAATTGGCTGCCATTGCTCACAgtgctttgtttcttttttgcctTCATCTGGGTGGCCCCATGGAGATAACAGTCAAGCCATCTAATGAAGGTTGAACTCACTGGGCCTATCTTCTTTCAACTGTTAACGTATAACAAGTTCATTTCAGCGTGTTTGCTTTCAGATAGCTAGCAAGAGAACCTTCAAAATAGGAACGAAGGTCCTTGTGATGTAGATTAACCATAGAGCTCCAAGTTCAGCACTAACCCTGGCAGGGAGGTGCATTACAAGTATATGTCATTGCCATTTGAGCTGATGGTTAGAGATGTCTGAACTTACAAAAAAAGTTTGCAAACTCGATAAATCCATAAGAAATTATCGAGCTTGTCAGATTAATCTAGGGAACCTTTTTTGGAACAGAATCCTATGCAAGTCCCTCAAATTGGTGAATCTACATCAGAGTTTGAGCAAGTGTGCTCGGATTGAGGGGGGTCCACGGCAGGCAGATTCGGTGCAGACTGCTGCAAATCTTGCAGCGAATCTGCTGAAAGTTTGCTTGGATTTGCTAGGGAAATTTTGATGAACCTGGAGAATATATACTGAACGTTCTGTTGGACTTGAAGCAGACCCACATTTCCCTGGTTTGGGGTGGACCTTACATTTTCTACATGCCTCTGCTTAATGGTCATGCTGCAGACCTTCGTAAAGCTGGGAGAGAGAAATCAAACGTGAGGGAATCGTGCAAACTGCCACTTGAAAGCCTGCAAGATCGAGGAGATCTGGGGGGGAGAAGAGTGAGATGTCATCATGTCTCATGGCGATGAACTCTAGAGTTAATAGGGCCTTAATGAGGGAGGAAACAGGAAAACTGTTCACGGGTTTGCAAACTACAGTAGGGGCAGGGCCTTTATCTTCCAAAAAGGCTCCGATTCTAAACAAAACCTGCTGTGTGGTTTTGAGTCTTTCATAGGAGTTAAAAAAAGACGCTCACGTATCTCCTCTTTGCAAATATCTTTGAGCTTACCCACAGAGTTTAATACCAGGAAATAAACAATTCTGTGCCAGATGTTTTAAATATCGGGTTAAAATAATGCACACAGCCTGATTTTGAGCCcccattttaaaaagtgcactaatTAGTTAATCCTAATTAATGTAACGGTTGAACATATGTGGTAGCATTAGTATTTGTAATTCCACACAGCCTGCCCGGTTGCCCGCATTTCAGTCTGCAGCTTTCTTCCTCCCCCTGGCCTTACCAGCTTCCTCTGTGTCCACCCTAAGCAGCAGGTCTGAATTCTCTTGTTTTGGTTGCTCCTACCTCTGCCAGTGGATGGTCCCAGGCATCTGCCACCCTCTCAATAAAGAAGCATTTCCTCTGAGCCTTCCTACTTCACAATGTAATCCCTTATTCCTTAAGCTTCTGTTTTCTCTGGAAAACACAATAATGTAGATTTTGAAATGGGCACGTGCGCCCGTACCTCGCCGTGCACAAAAATAACTTACGCATGTAGGTTATGAAATGCTCTCCATGCATGTCTGGAgctgtacacacatacatatgtgcaccactttgctactgctccttgttaGGGGCAGGAGTCCATCGCAGGAGAGAGAGCacctttataaggctcagtctgatactccaTATATGGACCATTGAAAGGAGGCGCTTTGAtatggggtgagttttcgggaggtgggttggggtttggggggtgctgttacagacacattcaaaggttgatttgtacaatgcagctagcagagactgcagggtACAAATCATCTCCTTTTCAGCACTTATAAGGTCAAATATTCTTTATATgaggtcagttttacaatggatatctctgaatgtgtctgtaataccactcccctaaccccaacccacctcccgaaaactcaccctgaatcaaagtgcccccttacaatggtccatatattgagtgtcaggctgagccttataaaggttctctctctctctcaaatatatatatttgaatatttctatcatattccccttgtCCTTcagtgatattttatttatttatttatacgcttttatataccgaagtttagctagaggccttcactccggtttacaggtagaACAACGAATTACAATTGAGAAAACGGCTGGTAAAACAACATAACTGGAAtaacaaagggaagagaaggttaAAACAGTGGATGCAACATGGCTATATCTAACAGCTTA from Rhinatrema bivittatum chromosome 3, aRhiBiv1.1, whole genome shotgun sequence includes these protein-coding regions:
- the LRFN2 gene encoding LOW QUALITY PROTEIN: leucine-rich repeat and fibronectin type-III domain-containing protein 2 (The sequence of the model RefSeq protein was modified relative to this genomic sequence to represent the inferred CDS: inserted 1 base in 1 codon; deleted 2 bases in 2 codons), which encodes MEKLLCGVLVFGMAVMVNACPKYCVCQNLSESLGTLCPSKGLLFVPADIDRRTVELRLGGNFIITISRQDFANMTGLVDLTLSRNTISYIQPFSFIDLESLRSLHLDSNRLSSLGDDILRGLISLQHLIINNNQLSSISDEAFEDFLQTLEDLDLSYNNLRSIPWDAVRKMVNLHQLSLDHNLIYYITEGTFTELHKLARLDLTSNRLQKLPPDPIFARSQISVPTASTPFSPPLSLSIGGNPLHCNCELLWLRRLEREDDMETCASPPSLKGRYFWYVREEEFICEPPLITQHTHKLLVLEGQTASLKCKAIGDPTPVIHWVAPDDRLIGNSSRTAVYDNGTLDILITASKDYGTFTCIAANAAGESTATVELSIIQLPHLSNGTGRVAPPKSRLSDITSSSKMNRGEAKGPPERAVVVSEVTTTSALVKWSVSKAAPKVKMYQLQYNCSADEVLIYRMIPASNKAFVVNNLVSGTAYDLCVLAIWDDTATTLTATNIVGCAQFFTKDDYPQCQSMHSQFLGGTMILVIGGIIVTTLLVFIVILMVRYKVCNNSQGKLASVSNVYSQTNGGNPVQNGVPPQVNPKVVVRNELMEFNCGSMHSSVSSSSSSTNSQEGDNCSLRSNRSTLSNKWRPVSRSKHNIDRLMGAFASLELRCQRKEDTLDSHSSATARHSDKRPLLGQQEAKFRSLLTLPVEGKTKRSHSFDMGDFATTQCCTYPXKITNIWTKRSLSVNGMLLQCDGTAELEGSGTKESYGSSEWVIESTV